Proteins from a genomic interval of Rhizobium etli CFN 42:
- a CDS encoding FecCD family ABC transporter permease, producing the protein MSPRQSFLAIGLIVVAAMLAAMLGLLVGAKTLSVETAIRVLLAPDGKLESVLIWTLRLPRSLAAAAGGAGLAVSGYVLQTLTRNPLADPGITGVTAGSVAPIVCCFVFVPWLSPAYYPFIGLAGGLAAASVTFWVSRGGQGRPLQLALGGVSVSLFLGAITTYVLLLTGPQSASLLFWLAGGFQGRTWSHLLYMLPWTIAGVVGALLLRRVIGMFMLSDHAAAGMGLQLGLWKPLILILAVIPVAGVAPIAGPVAFVGLAAPHIARLLKPRGTGWEIGLSAALGALIVTVADVFARSIAIPRELPVGIVTALFGGPIFIYLVQRGRLSLAGEMR; encoded by the coding sequence ATGAGTCCTCGGCAATCATTCCTGGCCATAGGGCTCATCGTCGTCGCCGCCATGCTGGCGGCGATGCTCGGGCTGCTGGTCGGCGCCAAGACGCTCTCGGTCGAGACCGCGATTCGCGTGCTGCTGGCGCCCGACGGCAAGCTCGAATCCGTTCTCATCTGGACATTGCGCCTGCCGCGCAGCCTGGCGGCAGCTGCCGGCGGCGCGGGGCTTGCCGTTTCCGGCTATGTGCTGCAGACGCTGACGCGCAATCCGCTGGCCGACCCCGGCATCACCGGCGTGACCGCGGGGTCGGTCGCACCGATCGTCTGCTGCTTCGTCTTCGTGCCCTGGCTTTCGCCTGCCTATTATCCGTTCATCGGCCTTGCCGGTGGACTTGCGGCGGCTTCGGTGACGTTCTGGGTTTCGCGCGGCGGGCAAGGACGGCCGCTGCAGCTTGCGCTCGGCGGCGTCAGCGTCTCGCTGTTTCTCGGCGCGATTACCACCTATGTGCTGCTCTTGACCGGGCCGCAATCGGCATCACTGCTCTTCTGGCTTGCCGGCGGCTTCCAGGGGCGCACTTGGTCGCATCTCCTCTATATGCTGCCATGGACGATCGCCGGTGTCGTCGGGGCGCTCCTTCTGCGGCGTGTCATCGGCATGTTCATGCTGAGCGATCATGCGGCGGCCGGCATGGGCCTGCAGCTCGGACTGTGGAAACCACTCATCCTCATTCTTGCCGTCATTCCGGTCGCGGGCGTCGCGCCAATTGCCGGGCCGGTGGCTTTCGTCGGTCTTGCCGCTCCCCACATCGCCCGGTTGCTGAAGCCACGCGGCACCGGATGGGAGATAGGATTGAGTGCTGCTCTCGGCGCGCTGATCGTGACGGTCGCCGATGTTTTCGCGCGCAGCATCGCCATCCCGCGTGAACTGCCGGTCGGCATCGTCACCGCATTGTTTGGCGGCCCGATCTTCATCTATCTCGTCCAACGCGGACGGCTGAGCCTTGCGGGTGAGATGCGATGA
- a CDS encoding 6,7-dimethyl-8-ribityllumazine synthase, whose product MTPTRYAFVKAGWHADIVDRALEGFQQLVPAEQIDVFDVPGAFEMPLLSRDLAATGRYAAVIAAAFVVDGGIYRHEFVAQAVVDGLMRAGMDTGVPVLSVSLTPHHYQETEHHTQIYRAHFVEKGREAARAALMIGKTRAALAA is encoded by the coding sequence ATGACACCCACCCGTTATGCCTTCGTCAAAGCCGGCTGGCACGCCGATATCGTCGACCGTGCGCTTGAAGGCTTCCAACAGCTTGTTCCCGCCGAGCAGATCGACGTGTTCGATGTTCCGGGCGCTTTCGAAATGCCGCTCCTGTCGCGCGATCTTGCCGCCACCGGCCGTTATGCCGCTGTGATCGCCGCTGCCTTCGTCGTCGATGGCGGGATCTATCGCCACGAATTTGTCGCCCAGGCAGTGGTCGACGGCCTGATGCGCGCCGGCATGGATACCGGCGTGCCGGTGCTGTCGGTCTCGCTGACGCCGCATCACTATCAGGAAACCGAGCATCACACGCAGATCTACCGCGCCCATTTCGTCGAAAAGGGCCGCGAGGCTGCGCGCGCCGCTCTGATGATCGGGAAAACGCGCGCCGCCCTTGCGGCCTAG
- a CDS encoding SRPBCC family protein translates to MPESFVVRREAHLAAPPAAVFALMTDPEKILRWMGTEAEVEPEPGGLYLVNVTGARFARGSFREVVPVHRLAYSFGWDGSEVVPPGSSLVEIDLIEQGGGTLLRLTHSGLPSAEQCAGHEEGWAHYLGRLTEVAAGRDPGPDPFYGRR, encoded by the coding sequence ATGCCAGAGTCTTTCGTCGTGCGCCGCGAGGCGCATCTTGCGGCGCCGCCGGCGGCGGTGTTTGCGCTGATGACCGATCCGGAGAAGATCCTGCGCTGGATGGGGACGGAGGCCGAGGTCGAGCCGGAGCCCGGCGGGCTCTATCTCGTCAACGTCACCGGCGCCCGCTTTGCGCGCGGCTCGTTTCGCGAGGTGGTGCCGGTGCATCGGCTTGCCTACAGCTTCGGCTGGGATGGGAGCGAGGTGGTGCCGCCGGGATCGAGTCTGGTCGAGATCGACCTGATCGAGCAGGGAGGCGGGACGCTTTTGCGGCTCACCCATAGCGGCCTCCCAAGTGCGGAGCAGTGCGCCGGCCATGAGGAAGGCTGGGCGCATTACCTCGGACGGCTCACCGAGGTCGCCGCCGGGCGAGACCCCGGTCCAGATCCATTTTACGGCAGGCGATGA
- a CDS encoding MFS transporter — MRKGKPFLALAAAETLSLSGTRLSTIAIPWLVLSATGSPVLTGLTALMEMLPYVLAKALGGPLIDRIGAKRIAIICDTASVIAVGLVPLLDLFGMLTVPVLLPVVFVMGVLRGPSDAAKQAMVPDIAALAAVPLERVTGVSSAIERLASTVGAAGAGALIGLIGPGQALLVNTATFAGAALVVATGIPGMRRAPERPVAPDAPSGNLSSYLDDLREGWRFLRSDAVLVSIVTMVAITNLLDQAYYAVLLPVWTKNAGHGPELLGALFAAFSGASIAGAAIAAVIGERMPRLIVYTVAFLLTGCPRFVVLAVDARLGSIFPTLAIAGFASGFLNPILSAVIFERIPKPLTGRVTAMNAALCFALIPFGGLVGGALISTTGLGAAMLLGGLAYLAATLSPLALKSFRGFDKAVA; from the coding sequence GTGAGAAAGGGCAAGCCTTTCCTGGCGCTTGCCGCCGCAGAGACGCTTTCGCTTTCCGGCACCCGGCTATCGACCATCGCCATTCCCTGGCTGGTGCTGAGCGCCACGGGCAGCCCTGTACTCACCGGGCTGACGGCGCTGATGGAGATGCTGCCCTATGTGCTCGCCAAGGCGCTCGGCGGGCCGCTGATCGACCGCATCGGCGCCAAGCGCATCGCCATCATCTGCGACACGGCCTCCGTAATCGCGGTCGGGCTGGTGCCGCTTCTCGATCTCTTCGGCATGCTGACCGTGCCGGTGCTGCTGCCCGTCGTTTTTGTCATGGGCGTGCTGCGGGGGCCTTCCGATGCCGCCAAGCAAGCGATGGTTCCCGATATCGCTGCGCTGGCAGCCGTGCCGCTCGAACGGGTGACCGGCGTCTCCAGCGCCATCGAACGGCTGGCCTCAACGGTGGGCGCTGCCGGCGCCGGCGCATTGATCGGGTTGATAGGCCCGGGTCAGGCGCTCCTCGTCAACACCGCCACCTTCGCCGGCGCAGCGCTGGTCGTCGCGACCGGCATACCCGGCATGCGGCGCGCTCCCGAGCGGCCCGTCGCGCCCGACGCTCCGTCGGGCAACCTGTCTTCCTATCTCGACGATCTCCGGGAAGGCTGGCGCTTTCTGCGCAGCGATGCCGTGCTCGTCAGCATTGTCACGATGGTGGCGATCACCAATCTGCTCGATCAGGCCTATTACGCCGTGCTGCTGCCCGTCTGGACGAAGAACGCCGGTCATGGGCCGGAGCTGCTCGGAGCGCTGTTCGCCGCCTTCTCCGGCGCTTCGATCGCGGGTGCGGCGATTGCCGCTGTTATCGGCGAGCGCATGCCGCGTCTGATCGTCTATACCGTGGCCTTCCTCTTGACCGGATGCCCACGCTTTGTGGTGCTCGCGGTGGATGCGCGGCTCGGCTCCATCTTTCCGACGCTCGCAATCGCCGGCTTTGCCTCCGGTTTCCTCAACCCTATCCTGTCGGCAGTGATCTTCGAGCGCATTCCCAAGCCGCTGACCGGGCGCGTTACCGCGATGAACGCCGCCCTCTGCTTTGCCCTCATCCCCTTCGGCGGCCTCGTCGGCGGCGCGCTGATCAGCACGACCGGGCTTGGCGCAGCGATGCTCCTCGGTGGGCTCGCCTATCTCGCCGCGACCCTCTCTCCGCTAGCGCTCAAGAGCTTTCGCGGTTTTGATAAGGCTGTGGCGTGA
- a CDS encoding ABC transporter substrate-binding protein, with protein MTRYAHKFFSALGLSAMLMAGAAQADDGKKVSVVDDRGVTVEVPAQPKRIASISYFADDVALALGIKPVASTYMTKGREPDFLLGLTSGMKQIGQRAKPNLELLSEAKPDLIIAIRRYTAGNAAQLQNIAPYVAYNMELLEESYSETAALSKLLGRPERGEQLNADFRKHLAEFAAKAPKDVHPRFMIMWGGATPFAFHTENTSASIVAAIGGDNVPGPKTPGGEFGIDLSLETMLEKDPEVIFVYDSGPDRPHESNPIWSQLSAVKNNRVFYVGDQWVETNGPIAREIVLREAAHYLYPDTFPAVDVKAEAVRLIPAELQN; from the coding sequence ATGACTCGATACGCACATAAATTTTTCTCGGCCCTAGGCCTGTCCGCAATGCTCATGGCAGGGGCCGCGCAGGCCGACGACGGCAAGAAAGTCTCGGTCGTCGACGACCGCGGCGTCACCGTCGAAGTCCCGGCACAGCCGAAGCGCATTGCCTCGATTTCCTATTTCGCAGATGACGTCGCGCTGGCACTCGGCATCAAGCCGGTCGCCAGCACCTATATGACGAAAGGCCGCGAGCCCGATTTCCTGCTCGGCCTGACCTCCGGGATGAAGCAGATCGGCCAGCGCGCCAAGCCCAATTTGGAACTTCTCTCCGAAGCCAAGCCGGATCTGATCATCGCGATCCGCCGCTATACGGCCGGCAATGCGGCGCAGCTTCAGAACATCGCGCCGTATGTCGCCTACAACATGGAACTGCTCGAAGAGAGCTACAGCGAGACCGCCGCCCTTTCCAAGCTGCTCGGCAGGCCCGAGCGCGGCGAGCAGCTGAACGCCGATTTCCGCAAGCATCTTGCAGAGTTCGCCGCCAAGGCGCCGAAAGACGTTCATCCGCGCTTCATGATCATGTGGGGCGGTGCAACGCCTTTCGCCTTCCACACGGAAAACACCTCGGCCTCGATCGTCGCTGCGATCGGCGGCGACAATGTTCCCGGTCCGAAGACCCCGGGCGGCGAGTTCGGCATCGACCTCAGCCTGGAGACCATGCTGGAGAAGGACCCGGAGGTGATCTTCGTCTATGATTCCGGCCCGGATCGGCCGCATGAAAGCAACCCGATCTGGTCGCAGCTGTCGGCCGTCAAGAACAACCGGGTCTTCTATGTCGGCGACCAGTGGGTCGAGACCAATGGCCCGATCGCTCGCGAAATCGTGCTGCGCGAGGCAGCCCACTACCTCTACCCCGACACGTTCCCGGCCGTCGACGTTAAGGCCGAAGCCGTCAGGCTGATTCCAGCCGAACTGCAGAACTAA
- a CDS encoding ABC transporter ATP-binding protein has protein sequence MPLSCSDLSVMYGQRKALNGFSLSLEKGEIRALIGPNGSGKSTALHALAGLIRPAGGKASLDGVAIASMSRRMLAKRLAFLPQQPTAPDEMTITQLVRQGRYPHVGLFRSYDSRDEDAIEWALKSTGLSGLADRSLRELSGGERQRAWISAALAQEAEILLLDEPTSFLDIGYQVEVLDLVHRLSREKGVTIVMAIHDINQAIAVSDRISLLEKGQLRFDGEPRELAERNLVQDIFRVRGRFVQVAPNNPPHFDAELMRLQPAASSASPA, from the coding sequence ATGCCATTGTCCTGTTCCGATCTTTCGGTGATGTACGGCCAGCGAAAGGCCCTTAACGGCTTCAGCCTTTCGCTCGAAAAGGGCGAGATCCGGGCGCTGATCGGACCGAACGGCTCGGGCAAGAGCACGGCGCTGCATGCGCTGGCAGGACTGATCCGGCCGGCCGGGGGCAAGGCGTCGCTGGATGGCGTTGCCATCGCTTCCATGTCCCGCCGCATGCTGGCAAAGAGGCTCGCCTTCTTGCCGCAGCAGCCGACCGCGCCTGATGAAATGACTATCACCCAGCTCGTGCGCCAGGGCCGCTATCCGCATGTCGGCCTGTTCCGCTCCTATGATAGCCGTGACGAAGACGCGATCGAATGGGCGCTCAAAAGCACCGGCCTGTCGGGGCTCGCCGACCGCAGCCTGCGGGAACTGTCCGGCGGCGAACGGCAAAGGGCCTGGATATCGGCCGCCCTCGCGCAGGAAGCGGAGATCCTGCTGCTCGATGAGCCGACCTCCTTCCTCGATATCGGCTATCAGGTTGAGGTGCTCGATCTCGTGCATCGGCTGAGCCGCGAGAAGGGCGTGACGATCGTCATGGCAATCCACGATATCAACCAGGCGATCGCCGTCAGCGACCGCATCTCGCTGCTCGAAAAGGGGCAGCTCAGATTCGACGGCGAGCCACGCGAGCTTGCCGAGCGCAACCTCGTCCAGGACATCTTCCGCGTCAGGGGTCGTTTCGTCCAGGTCGCTCCGAACAATCCACCGCATTTCGATGCGGAGCTGATGCGGCTTCAGCCGGCAGCGTCTAGCGCTTCACCAGCCTGA
- a CDS encoding ArsR/SmtB family transcription factor yields MKEQNSEPAADAVASRTVSRVVPEPSALKALAHPVRLRMLGMLRLDGPATATQLAVRLGLNSGATSYHLRQLAQYGFIEEAPHASRRDRWWRASHELTSVPPTEAEGEALDLDMAFNQAALSLQVGQMQQALEEYAELPAEWRRATAADDIIIPMTAEQAEALTKRLSDIILEAMRAAPPLGEAASGNPDMVPFYVMLHAFPFPGRLPHREREDEP; encoded by the coding sequence ATGAAAGAGCAGAACTCCGAACCTGCCGCAGATGCTGTTGCCTCGCGTACCGTCAGCCGTGTCGTGCCCGAACCGTCCGCGCTGAAGGCGCTGGCCCACCCCGTCCGGCTGCGCATGCTCGGCATGCTGAGGCTCGACGGCCCCGCCACCGCGACGCAGCTCGCCGTCCGGCTCGGCCTCAACAGCGGCGCGACGAGCTATCATCTGCGCCAGCTCGCCCAATACGGTTTCATCGAGGAAGCACCGCATGCCTCCCGGCGCGACCGCTGGTGGCGCGCCAGCCATGAGCTGACCTCGGTTCCCCCGACCGAAGCCGAAGGCGAGGCGCTCGATCTCGACATGGCCTTCAACCAGGCGGCCCTCTCGCTGCAGGTCGGCCAGATGCAGCAGGCGCTGGAGGAATATGCCGAGCTCCCAGCGGAATGGCGCAGGGCGACGGCGGCCGACGACATCATCATCCCGATGACGGCGGAACAGGCCGAGGCCCTGACGAAACGGCTGAGCGATATCATCCTGGAAGCCATGCGGGCCGCCCCACCACTGGGGGAGGCCGCGTCCGGGAATCCTGACATGGTTCCTTTCTATGTCATGCTGCACGCTTTCCCCTTTCCGGGCCGCCTGCCGCACCGCGAGCGAGAGGACGAGCCGTGA
- a CDS encoding adenylate/guanylate cyclase domain-containing protein, with amino-acid sequence MDLPSSIAWLIDEAAASPGPERFLAELGRRLLADGLALSGGALTLSVPHPIIARRTWLWRAETGAVIEALGFAAAPQSDGGREWLVGLGPVWEERVGASQDGAVLGWAGIGKGAGADEFSRDEAARLKEVARFAAAPLAALAAREARAALLEAYLGRRSAARVQSGALARGTGETIRAALLCADLRDFTALSQVTEPQAMISALDAYFDRVAGAVHAFGGEVLKFIGDGVLAIFPVTAASGDEARADREACEAALRAVAASRAGMVHLDRIREAEGLAPLPFGAALHFGEILWGNIGAADRLDFTAIGPAVNLVSRLEGLCRPLGHSVLISGAVAANTEAALMPLGKHALRGIAEPCAVFTLAED; translated from the coding sequence ATGGATCTGCCTTCCTCCATTGCCTGGCTGATTGACGAGGCTGCGGCTTCGCCCGGTCCCGAACGGTTTCTGGCCGAGCTCGGGCGCCGGCTGCTGGCCGATGGCCTAGCGCTTTCCGGCGGCGCGCTGACACTTTCGGTGCCGCATCCGATCATCGCGCGGCGCACCTGGCTGTGGCGGGCCGAAACCGGAGCCGTCATCGAGGCGCTGGGATTTGCTGCCGCACCTCAAAGCGATGGCGGGCGCGAATGGCTGGTTGGGCTCGGGCCGGTTTGGGAGGAGAGGGTTGGAGCTTCTCAGGACGGCGCCGTGCTTGGCTGGGCGGGCATCGGCAAGGGGGCAGGGGCGGATGAATTTTCTCGTGATGAAGCCGCGCGGCTGAAGGAGGTCGCGCGTTTTGCCGCCGCGCCGCTCGCAGCCCTTGCGGCGCGGGAGGCGCGGGCAGCACTGCTGGAAGCCTATCTCGGTCGGCGCAGTGCGGCTCGGGTTCAGTCGGGTGCGCTTGCCCGTGGCACCGGTGAGACCATTCGCGCCGCTCTTCTCTGCGCCGATTTGCGGGATTTCACCGCGCTTTCTCAGGTGACGGAGCCGCAGGCGATGATATCAGCGCTCGATGCTTATTTCGACCGCGTTGCCGGCGCCGTGCACGCCTTCGGTGGCGAGGTGCTGAAATTCATCGGCGACGGCGTGTTGGCGATTTTTCCCGTCACTGCCGCTTCCGGTGACGAGGCCCGGGCTGATCGAGAGGCTTGCGAGGCGGCGCTTCGGGCCGTCGCCGCCAGCCGCGCCGGCATGGTCCATCTCGATCGGATCCGTGAGGCTGAGGGGCTGGCGCCGCTGCCCTTCGGCGCTGCCCTGCATTTTGGCGAAATCCTCTGGGGCAATATCGGTGCCGCCGACCGGCTTGACTTCACCGCCATCGGCCCGGCGGTCAATCTGGTCAGCCGGCTGGAGGGGCTCTGCAGGCCGCTCGGCCATAGCGTGCTGATCTCAGGCGCGGTGGCTGCGAATACCGAGGCCGCGCTGATGCCGCTCGGCAAGCACGCTCTGCGCGGCATCGCCGAGCCGTGCGCCGTCTTCACTTTGGCTGAGGATTGA
- a CDS encoding class I SAM-dependent methyltransferase → MAEEAQKNIGTWYIDPDAEDRMADGHAPIWRHLIDLMLERDLSDKSVLDFGCNQGGLLRHLYAIRPFRKALGIDIAETSIAKAETLKGNLPIQHQVGSRLEGWSDEFDLAVSHEVIYLIPDIDAHAADIRQALKPGGVYYAVTGCHTDNPLWPRWRELVANRTNTVVQDRSITDYGRAFEKAGFDVSARKLEYEGFIPFVADGWTPDFADALDYYTQTKIVFRLVKR, encoded by the coding sequence ATGGCTGAGGAAGCGCAGAAAAACATCGGTACGTGGTACATCGACCCCGATGCCGAAGACAGGATGGCCGATGGACATGCGCCCATCTGGCGCCACCTAATCGATCTCATGCTGGAGCGCGACCTCTCCGACAAAAGCGTGCTCGATTTCGGCTGCAATCAGGGCGGCCTGCTGCGCCATCTCTATGCGATCCGCCCGTTCCGCAAGGCGCTCGGCATCGACATCGCCGAAACCTCCATTGCCAAGGCCGAGACGCTGAAAGGTAATCTGCCGATCCAGCATCAGGTCGGCAGCAGGCTGGAGGGCTGGAGCGACGAATTTGACCTCGCCGTCAGCCATGAGGTCATCTATCTCATTCCTGATATCGACGCACACGCCGCCGATATCCGCCAGGCGCTGAAGCCGGGCGGCGTCTATTATGCGGTGACCGGCTGCCACACGGATAATCCGCTCTGGCCGAGATGGCGCGAGCTCGTCGCCAACCGCACCAACACCGTCGTTCAGGATCGGTCGATCACCGATTACGGCCGCGCCTTCGAAAAGGCAGGCTTCGACGTCTCCGCCCGCAAGCTCGAATATGAGGGTTTCATACCCTTCGTCGCGGATGGCTGGACGCCTGATTTCGCCGATGCGCTGGACTATTACACCCAGACGAAGATCGTCTTCAGGCTGGTGAAGCGCTAG
- a CDS encoding LysR family transcriptional regulator, whose protein sequence is MPRTNLNDILIFMAVVDAGSFIAGGQAMGLSRSAAGKAVTRLEERLGARLLNRTTRTLSLTDEGRVFYDHGLQILTSVDEAEASIAGQSGVPRGVLRLAVPDVFGPLVGLPLLDKYLRTWPDVQVEVSLTDRPAELLDNGFDVAIGFGATPSAADSRLITRVIGSDKVLLCASPSYLAERGVPREIADLAAHDCLFFTSRGQRQAWRFRSGGGWIKAQGRSRLRLDSGQAVRDAALAGLGIALLPDFLIAADLTAGRLRQVLPDLETDDTKIVALYSDKGVLEPRVRCFIDLLLEEIGGQGQGLRGLTPQPYQNRESS, encoded by the coding sequence ATGCCGCGCACGAACCTGAACGATATCCTGATCTTCATGGCCGTCGTCGATGCCGGAAGCTTTATCGCCGGCGGCCAGGCCATGGGCCTCTCTCGTTCGGCAGCCGGAAAGGCTGTTACTCGCCTGGAAGAGCGGCTCGGCGCGCGCCTGCTCAACCGTACGACGAGGACACTGAGCCTGACCGATGAAGGACGAGTGTTCTACGATCACGGGCTGCAAATCCTGACATCGGTCGACGAGGCGGAGGCGAGCATTGCCGGGCAAAGCGGTGTGCCGCGAGGCGTTCTCAGGCTCGCCGTACCCGATGTCTTCGGACCGCTTGTCGGGCTCCCTTTGCTCGACAAATATCTTCGCACCTGGCCCGACGTGCAGGTCGAAGTGAGCCTCACCGATCGCCCGGCCGAGCTTCTCGACAATGGCTTCGATGTGGCGATCGGATTTGGCGCAACGCCGTCTGCGGCCGACAGCCGATTGATCACGCGCGTCATCGGCAGTGACAAGGTGCTGCTCTGCGCCTCGCCCTCCTACCTCGCCGAACGCGGCGTTCCGCGCGAGATAGCGGATCTCGCCGCCCATGATTGCCTGTTCTTCACCAGTCGCGGGCAAAGGCAGGCCTGGCGCTTTCGCAGCGGCGGCGGCTGGATCAAGGCACAGGGGCGCAGCCGCCTGAGGCTCGACAGCGGTCAAGCCGTCCGCGATGCCGCCCTGGCCGGCCTCGGAATCGCGCTTCTGCCGGACTTCCTCATTGCCGCCGATTTGACCGCCGGCCGTCTCCGGCAAGTCCTCCCTGATCTAGAAACCGACGACACGAAGATCGTGGCGCTTTACTCCGACAAAGGCGTGCTGGAGCCGCGCGTCCGCTGCTTCATCGATCTGTTGCTCGAGGAAATCGGAGGTCAAGGCCAGGGTCTGCGCGGGCTCACGCCACAGCCTTATCAAAACCGCGAAAGCTCTTGA
- a CDS encoding FecCD family ABC transporter permease, with the protein MIAALAALALLSLAAAIFLGVADIPMGDVAAVLTGAGSAEARLIILDIRLPRIATGILAGIHFSLAGYLLQTITRNPLADPSLMGVSQGATLSVTIFLLFTVYIFEPGSNTLAELPVAWLPAAGLAGGLLAGGVIYLLAFRLGLSALRITLCGVAVGAVLHAVAIGLIAGWGSARIEIILEWLSGSLYARSWDHALFLLPFTIACLAMLPVIHRPLMLLQFDAPVARSFGLGYRRQFSIVLIVSCALAASAVGAVGPIVFVGLIVPHLARFLAGRNFRLSLVLTIVLGAVIVTLGDLIGRLLGQAEEIPIGVVTAVFGVPLLLALLRKTM; encoded by the coding sequence ATGATAGCTGCGCTTGCCGCATTGGCGCTCCTGTCGCTTGCGGCGGCGATCTTCCTCGGCGTTGCCGATATTCCCATGGGCGACGTCGCGGCGGTACTGACCGGCGCCGGCTCGGCGGAAGCGCGGCTGATCATTCTCGATATCCGGCTGCCGCGCATCGCCACCGGGATTCTGGCCGGTATCCATTTTTCGCTGGCGGGATATCTCTTGCAGACCATTACCCGCAACCCGCTGGCCGATCCCTCGCTGATGGGCGTGTCGCAAGGGGCGACACTGTCGGTGACGATCTTCCTGCTCTTTACCGTCTATATTTTCGAGCCGGGCTCGAACACGCTGGCCGAACTGCCGGTGGCATGGTTGCCGGCGGCGGGCCTTGCCGGCGGCCTGCTTGCCGGCGGCGTCATCTATCTGCTTGCCTTCCGTCTCGGCCTCAGCGCCCTGCGCATCACGCTTTGCGGCGTCGCGGTCGGCGCGGTGCTGCATGCGGTGGCGATCGGCCTCATCGCCGGATGGGGATCGGCCCGCATCGAGATCATTCTCGAATGGCTGTCCGGCAGTCTCTACGCCCGCAGCTGGGATCATGCGCTGTTCCTGCTGCCCTTCACCATTGCCTGTCTCGCCATGCTGCCGGTCATCCACCGGCCGCTGATGCTGCTGCAGTTCGATGCGCCCGTCGCCCGATCCTTCGGGCTCGGCTATCGCAGGCAGTTCTCGATCGTGCTGATCGTCTCCTGCGCGCTTGCGGCAAGTGCCGTCGGCGCGGTCGGGCCGATCGTCTTCGTCGGCCTTATCGTACCGCATCTCGCCCGCTTCCTGGCGGGGCGGAATTTCAGGCTGTCGCTTGTGCTGACGATCGTGCTCGGCGCCGTCATCGTCACGCTTGGCGATCTCATCGGCCGGCTGCTCGGCCAGGCCGAGGAAATCCCGATCGGCGTGGTCACGGCCGTTTTCGGCGTGCCGCTTCTGCTCGCGCTGCTGCGCAAAACCATGTGA
- a CDS encoding GCG_CRPN prefix-to-repeats domain-containing protein, translated as MKALSIAAALLAGSLSIGTAQAMPIGAIKVESTVTKVDYACGRGWHLTRWGECRRNWRRPPPVAFYGGPPRWGWERRHRDWDGPRWRYERRWDRERRWRDDY; from the coding sequence ATGAAGGCACTTTCTATCGCGGCTGCCTTGCTCGCTGGCAGCCTCTCGATCGGTACGGCTCAGGCGATGCCGATCGGGGCAATCAAGGTTGAGAGCACTGTCACAAAGGTCGACTACGCCTGTGGTCGCGGCTGGCACCTGACCCGCTGGGGCGAATGCCGTCGCAACTGGCGCCGCCCGCCGCCTGTGGCTTTCTATGGCGGTCCGCCCCGCTGGGGCTGGGAACGGCGTCATCGCGATTGGGATGGCCCGCGCTGGCGCTATGAGCGGCGCTGGGATCGTGAACGCCGCTGGCGGGACGACTACTAA
- a CDS encoding alpha-amylase family protein, translating to MGTTYWPKDPLDGNDMTLLTSILRRWCARYGIEFTAEESKRKAKELIEWFEFGVKDPAELEELIDGKHWLVSRI from the coding sequence ATGGGCACGACATACTGGCCGAAAGACCCGCTTGACGGGAATGACATGACGCTATTGACGTCGATCCTTCGGCGGTGGTGTGCGCGCTATGGGATCGAGTTTACGGCCGAGGAAAGCAAGCGGAAGGCGAAGGAACTCATCGAATGGTTCGAGTTCGGCGTCAAGGATCCGGCCGAGCTCGAAGAGCTGATCGACGGAAAGCACTGGCTCGTCAGCCGCATCTGA